A stretch of the Thiomicrorhabdus indica genome encodes the following:
- a CDS encoding ABC transporter substrate-binding protein, whose product MHLAWLIIAGLLLFQSSTQASESLENVTMQLRWQHQFQFAGYYAAQKKGFYHDQGLDVKILEGSPTRKPVNEVLAGRANYGEANTELLNHFLNGEPLVAMAAILQHSPSVLLTRKDSGIRTPQDLSGKRIMMMGSTEDLEFLSMFAHEGIDLQTLEIVSSSHDVNDLILGNIDAFNAYSTNEPFALMQQGIEPFLIEPLNYGIDFYSDILFTTQQELRENPERVKAFYTATIQGWEYALEHPEEVIDWLINDYGVTKSRAHLRFEAEKLTELILPKLIPIGNINSGRFQKMAEALERANFVEGPLDLNGFVYEPNPKIDSKLFWQTLLLAMTGLIAFMLLALWFWRNAQSLKNEIALREATEKTLKQSHEHFKSIIDNLQVVYYRADLEGLIVEASPSVEEFFHKPMQEIIGKKISDYYVYPFSREGFLSALDEANGKITNYEIQVYDALRNPHWISVNSQYVYEHGQVIGVEGTFEDITEQKKYEQMMQSIAFQDPLTSLGNRRALIGDLQKAIATAKRHGFQGAVLFVDLDNFKPVNDTYGHQVGDTLLIEVANTLKSHLRAEDSVYRIGGDEFILLLPHLAEIGDNKSENHALTVANKIIEALSTPFVLNEVVVQVSSSMGICYFPSNKQDADYVIRCADLAMYEAKRQGKNQWHLYKEGNFNLQ is encoded by the coding sequence ATGCATTTAGCATGGTTAATCATTGCAGGGTTGCTGCTGTTTCAGTCAAGTACGCAGGCCAGTGAATCGCTTGAAAATGTAACGATGCAACTTCGTTGGCAACATCAATTTCAGTTTGCTGGGTATTATGCTGCCCAGAAAAAGGGTTTTTATCACGATCAAGGGTTGGACGTTAAGATTTTAGAAGGTTCACCTACTCGTAAGCCGGTTAATGAAGTTTTAGCAGGCAGAGCAAATTATGGTGAAGCCAACACTGAACTTTTGAACCATTTTTTAAATGGTGAACCCTTGGTTGCAATGGCGGCAATTTTACAACACTCTCCATCCGTCTTGCTCACTCGAAAAGACTCTGGTATTCGCACCCCACAAGATTTATCTGGCAAGCGAATTATGATGATGGGTAGCACGGAAGATTTGGAGTTTTTATCGATGTTTGCTCATGAAGGAATTGATCTTCAAACTCTGGAGATTGTTTCGAGCAGCCATGATGTCAATGATTTAATTTTGGGAAATATTGATGCTTTTAATGCTTATAGTACCAATGAACCTTTTGCTTTGATGCAACAGGGTATTGAACCTTTTTTAATTGAACCTTTGAATTACGGCATAGATTTTTACAGTGATATATTGTTCACCACCCAACAGGAGTTGCGAGAAAATCCTGAAAGGGTTAAAGCGTTTTATACCGCGACGATTCAAGGTTGGGAATATGCTTTAGAGCATCCAGAAGAAGTGATTGATTGGTTGATTAATGATTACGGAGTTACTAAAAGTCGAGCGCATTTGCGTTTTGAAGCGGAAAAACTTACAGAATTAATTTTGCCAAAATTAATTCCGATTGGAAACATTAATTCAGGACGGTTTCAAAAAATGGCAGAGGCCTTAGAGCGTGCCAATTTCGTTGAGGGGCCGTTAGATTTAAATGGGTTTGTTTATGAACCCAACCCAAAAATTGACTCTAAATTGTTTTGGCAAACATTACTTTTGGCTATGACTGGCCTTATTGCATTTATGTTGTTAGCACTTTGGTTTTGGCGAAACGCTCAGTCGCTTAAAAATGAAATTGCTTTGCGTGAAGCGACTGAAAAAACGCTCAAGCAGTCGCATGAGCATTTCAAAAGCATTATTGATAATTTGCAGGTAGTCTATTATCGGGCGGATTTAGAAGGTCTAATTGTTGAGGCATCGCCCTCGGTTGAAGAGTTTTTTCATAAACCTATGCAGGAGATTATAGGCAAAAAAATATCTGATTATTATGTTTATCCATTCAGTCGAGAGGGATTTTTATCGGCATTAGATGAAGCTAATGGCAAAATCACTAACTACGAAATTCAAGTATATGATGCTTTAAGAAATCCTCATTGGATCTCAGTTAACAGCCAGTATGTGTATGAACATGGACAGGTTATTGGGGTGGAAGGTACCTTTGAAGATATTACCGAACAAAAAAAATATGAACAGATGATGCAAAGTATTGCATTCCAAGATCCGCTTACAAGTCTAGGCAATCGACGTGCATTGATTGGAGATTTGCAAAAAGCGATTGCTACGGCAAAACGTCATGGCTTTCAAGGTGCTGTATTGTTTGTTGATTTAGATAATTTCAAACCGGTCAATGATACTTATGGGCATCAAGTGGGAGATACTTTGCTGATTGAAGTGGCGAACACTTTGAAATCACACCTAAGGGCGGAAGATTCGGTTTATCGTATTGGTGGTGATGAGTTTATTTTATTGCTTCCCCACCTTGCTGAGATTGGTGACAATAAGAGTGAAAATCACGCATTGACCGTGGCAAATAAAATTATTGAAGCCTTATCGACGCCATTTGTTTTGAATGAGGTTGTTGTTCAGGTATCAAGTAGTATGGGAATTTGCTATTTTCCTTCAAATAAGCAAGATGCTGATTATGTGATTCGTTGCGCCGATCTTGCGATGTACGAAGCCAAACGTCAGGGTAAAAATCAATGGCACCTTTATAAAGAAGGGAATTTTAATCTTCAATAG
- a CDS encoding DNA-J related domain-containing protein, translated as MQTIPPEFEKILLELLKEGNKFKEHELMQELVKSGFEQFSPSLDTLKLFQTHFLLFHFLYRLQQKWLNEKSGFLEIHTLEIKLNSFQKTSEQTLPAGKDSLREYYLNLDNLTETTQDDVNQLLDNFWNTFEQWLSPENIVEDLNTMELSIDDFNHHNLQQQRRTLLQKYHPDKGGCSERFNNIQQASKRLENHLSHQK; from the coding sequence ATGCAAACCATCCCACCTGAATTTGAAAAGATACTATTAGAGCTTTTAAAAGAAGGAAACAAATTCAAAGAACATGAATTAATGCAGGAGCTGGTCAAATCGGGGTTTGAACAATTCTCTCCCAGCCTTGATACACTGAAATTATTCCAAACCCATTTTTTACTTTTTCATTTTTTGTACCGTCTCCAGCAAAAATGGCTAAATGAAAAAAGCGGTTTTTTAGAAATACATACGCTAGAAATTAAACTAAATTCTTTTCAAAAAACCTCAGAGCAAACTTTACCGGCCGGTAAGGATTCACTACGTGAATACTATTTAAACCTTGATAATCTCACAGAAACAACACAAGACGACGTGAACCAATTACTGGATAACTTTTGGAATACCTTTGAACAATGGCTTTCACCAGAAAACATCGTCGAGGATTTAAATACAATGGAACTCAGCATTGATGATTTCAACCATCATAATTTACAACAACAACGAAGAACACTGTTGCAAAAATACCACCCTGATAAAGGTGGCTGTAGTGAACGATTTAACAACATCCAGCAAGCAAGTAAGCGCTTAGAAAATCATCTGTCACATCAAAAATAA
- a CDS encoding DUF6868 family protein yields MSIEQLTTLFGWLSIINIVLLSFSAIMILAFKDFITQIQSKLFKLSATELMPIYFRFLAQYKLLIIVFNVTPYLALKLMI; encoded by the coding sequence ATGAGTATCGAACAACTCACCACACTTTTTGGCTGGTTAAGTATTATCAACATAGTGCTTCTCAGTTTTTCAGCAATTATGATTTTGGCCTTTAAAGACTTTATTACCCAAATCCAGTCGAAACTGTTCAAACTAAGTGCCACTGAACTCATGCCAATCTATTTTCGCTTTCTAGCGCAATATAAACTTCTCATTATCGTATTTAACGTGACACCTTATCTTGCCCTGAAACTTATGATTTAA
- the hemL gene encoding glutamate-1-semialdehyde 2,1-aminomutase has protein sequence MSKSQMLFEAAQKHIPGGVNSPVRAFKSVGGTPVFFKEAKGAYLIDEDDKQYIDYVGSWGPAILGHAHPEVIKTVQEKAVHGLSFGAPTQIETTMADKVCNLIPSIDMVRMVSSGTEATMTAIRLARGYTGRDKIVKFEGCYHGHSDSLLVKAGSGALTLGVPSSPGVPEALAESTITLTHNDSDEVRKVFAEIGKEIACIIVEPVAGNMNCIPPEEGFLQTLREVCDENGTVLIFDEVMCGFRVHLEGAQGYYGVQPDLTTYGKVIGGGMPVGAFGGKKEIMSYIAPLGPVYQAGTLSGNPLAMAAGLKTLELISEKGFFEKLTEQTAKLCSGLQKAADDAGIPFTTNQVGGMFGYFFTEQKEISRFAQVCQGDMERFKAFYHGMLDEGIYLAPSAFEAGFVSCMHSDKDIQATIDAAARVMKTL, from the coding sequence ATGAGCAAGTCACAAATGCTATTTGAAGCCGCCCAAAAACACATTCCTGGTGGCGTAAACTCACCGGTTCGCGCTTTCAAAAGTGTGGGTGGAACACCGGTGTTTTTCAAAGAAGCCAAAGGCGCCTACCTCATTGATGAAGACGACAAACAGTATATTGATTATGTCGGTTCTTGGGGGCCTGCAATCTTAGGTCACGCGCATCCTGAAGTGATTAAAACCGTTCAAGAAAAAGCGGTTCATGGTTTAAGCTTTGGTGCGCCAACGCAAATCGAAACAACCATGGCTGACAAAGTTTGTAATCTGATTCCATCGATTGATATGGTGCGAATGGTCAGCTCTGGAACCGAAGCGACCATGACTGCTATTCGTTTAGCTCGCGGTTATACCGGTCGAGATAAAATCGTCAAATTTGAAGGATGTTACCATGGGCACTCTGATTCATTATTGGTTAAAGCAGGTTCTGGTGCTCTAACGTTAGGTGTACCTTCGTCACCCGGTGTTCCAGAAGCCCTAGCTGAATCGACGATTACTCTGACTCATAATGATTCTGACGAAGTACGTAAAGTATTCGCCGAAATTGGAAAAGAAATCGCCTGTATTATCGTTGAACCTGTAGCGGGGAATATGAACTGCATTCCACCGGAAGAAGGATTCTTGCAAACCCTTCGCGAAGTCTGTGATGAAAACGGCACCGTTTTGATTTTTGATGAAGTCATGTGTGGTTTCCGTGTTCATCTAGAAGGTGCGCAAGGTTATTATGGTGTTCAACCGGACTTAACGACCTACGGTAAAGTTATTGGCGGCGGTATGCCTGTTGGCGCTTTTGGCGGCAAAAAAGAAATCATGTCATACATTGCACCACTTGGCCCTGTCTACCAAGCTGGAACACTTTCTGGAAACCCTCTGGCCATGGCGGCTGGTCTGAAAACTCTAGAGTTAATTTCTGAAAAAGGTTTCTTTGAAAAGCTGACTGAACAAACAGCTAAATTGTGTAGTGGCCTACAAAAAGCAGCAGATGATGCTGGTATTCCATTTACCACGAACCAAGTTGGCGGCATGTTTGGCTACTTCTTCACTGAACAAAAAGAGATTTCTCGTTTTGCACAAGTTTGCCAAGGTGATATGGAGCGTTTTAAAGCGTTCTATCACGGCATGCTGGACGAAGGTATTTACTTGGCACCTTCCGCATTTGAAGCAGGTTTTGTTTCTTGTATGCACTCCGATAAGGATATCCAAGCGACTATTGATGCCGCAGCACGAGTGATGAAAACTTTGTAG
- the thiE gene encoding thiamine phosphate synthase produces MNKSPIYGLYVITDPILSPAGKVLQDAELALKGGANILQFRDKTTDWNTQLSLAKQLRQLCHDYNAIFIINDDIELAKQCHADGIHLGKEDDALEKARSELGGNAIIGISCYNSLERAFEMQSRGANYVAFGRFFASKTKPKAPQAETETVIAAKQALHIPVIVIGGITQDNAPELISAGANSIAVIQGVFAQNDIQAAANALSNLFPSHKS; encoded by the coding sequence ATGAATAAATCACCAATTTATGGACTTTACGTCATTACCGATCCAATACTGTCACCGGCCGGTAAAGTGTTACAAGATGCCGAATTAGCCTTAAAAGGCGGCGCAAACATTTTACAGTTTCGAGATAAAACCACAGATTGGAACACGCAACTCTCACTTGCAAAACAACTCCGTCAACTTTGCCACGATTACAACGCTATCTTTATTATTAACGATGATATTGAACTGGCGAAACAATGTCATGCCGATGGTATTCATTTAGGTAAAGAAGATGATGCATTAGAAAAAGCACGAAGTGAACTGGGGGGAAATGCCATTATTGGAATCTCATGTTACAACTCATTAGAACGCGCCTTTGAAATGCAAAGCCGTGGTGCAAATTACGTCGCCTTTGGCCGATTCTTTGCCTCAAAAACCAAACCTAAGGCGCCCCAAGCCGAAACTGAAACGGTGATCGCAGCAAAACAAGCCTTGCACATACCCGTGATTGTGATTGGGGGAATTACACAGGACAATGCTCCCGAACTCATTTCAGCAGGAGCTAACTCGATTGCAGTCATCCAAGGTGTTTTTGCTCAAAATGATATTCAAGCAGCCGCAAACGCTTTGAGTAATTTGTTTCCCTCGCACAAATCCTAA
- a CDS encoding peroxiredoxin family protein, whose amino-acid sequence MKNLSSKLFGGLVVVLLGSLLYFTVFSDGLGKAPAVTITAPDGSTINLEKPLKPILVNFWATSCPGCISEMPDMAKMKQTLGDRFEIVAVSMNYDPKEQVEKFIAANPYPFIFTMDTDGAIAKAFGDILLTPTSFLIAPNGNIVYQKVGIIDFEPVTERIKQLSPQL is encoded by the coding sequence ATGAAAAATCTGTCAAGCAAACTATTTGGCGGCCTAGTTGTCGTTCTCTTAGGCTCTTTATTGTACTTTACCGTCTTTTCAGACGGATTAGGTAAAGCACCCGCCGTCACCATTACCGCTCCTGATGGTTCTACCATTAATTTGGAAAAACCTCTCAAGCCAATTTTGGTGAATTTCTGGGCAACTTCTTGTCCTGGGTGTATTTCTGAAATGCCCGATATGGCCAAAATGAAGCAGACTTTAGGTGACCGTTTTGAAATCGTAGCGGTTTCAATGAACTACGATCCAAAAGAACAAGTCGAGAAATTTATTGCTGCCAACCCTTATCCATTTATTTTTACCATGGATACAGACGGTGCAATTGCCAAAGCATTTGGTGATATCTTGCTCACACCTACAAGTTTTTTAATTGCACCAAACGGCAATATTGTTTACCAAAAAGTTGGCATTATTGATTTTGAACCGGTTACGGAGCGCATCAAACAATTGAGTCCGCAACTTTAA
- the rpiA gene encoding ribose-5-phosphate isomerase RpiA: MTQDELKLEVAKAAIEYVEAGTIIGVGTGSTANFFIDELAKIKGKIKGTVASSEATAERLKGHGIPVFDLNSVDEMSVYIDGADEADPGLNLVKGGGGALTREKIVLAVAKKFICIADDSKKVDVLGKFPLPVEVIPMARSYVAREIVKRLGGEPVLREGFTTDNGNVILDIHGLQITDPVAMESELNSIVGVVTNGLFAARNADVFLCGTANGVETITCD; this comes from the coding sequence ATGACGCAAGATGAATTAAAGCTAGAAGTTGCCAAAGCAGCCATTGAATATGTTGAGGCCGGTACAATTATCGGCGTGGGTACGGGTTCTACAGCGAATTTTTTCATTGATGAATTGGCAAAAATCAAAGGTAAGATTAAAGGTACGGTCGCCTCTTCTGAAGCCACTGCAGAGCGCTTGAAGGGTCACGGAATTCCAGTTTTTGACCTAAACAGTGTTGATGAAATGTCAGTTTATATTGATGGTGCTGATGAAGCAGATCCGGGGCTAAACCTTGTTAAAGGCGGCGGCGGTGCACTAACACGTGAAAAAATCGTTCTAGCCGTTGCAAAGAAATTTATTTGTATCGCCGACGATTCCAAGAAAGTTGATGTCCTTGGTAAGTTCCCTCTTCCTGTTGAAGTTATTCCAATGGCTCGCAGCTATGTAGCACGCGAAATCGTTAAACGACTAGGTGGAGAACCTGTTCTTCGTGAAGGCTTCACAACGGATAACGGTAACGTAATTTTGGACATTCACGGCCTACAAATTACCGATCCTGTCGCTATGGAAAGCGAACTGAACTCAATCGTAGGTGTTGTCACAAACGGTTTATTCGCTGCTCGAAATGCAGACGTCTTTCTATGTGGGACAGCAAACGGCGTTGAAACCATTACCTGTGACTAA
- a CDS encoding copper chaperone PCu(A)C — translation MKKTLIALSLAATSTLASMNLMAAQADHINIENPFAREVPPGAPASASFMTLKNNSDEQIDIVAAHSDVAKVIELHTHTNDNGVMRMRKIPQIEIPANGTTELKPGGLHIMLIGPHNPIKVGQTVTVELEFKDGSRKTVDMPVKSFKKMMMNHQGMQHGHGMH, via the coding sequence ATGAAAAAAACACTTATCGCACTTTCTCTCGCAGCAACCAGCACTCTAGCAAGTATGAACCTTATGGCTGCTCAAGCTGACCACATTAATATCGAAAACCCTTTTGCGCGTGAAGTACCGCCAGGTGCGCCAGCCTCAGCAAGTTTTATGACCTTGAAAAATAATTCGGATGAACAAATTGACATTGTTGCGGCGCATTCTGATGTTGCAAAAGTGATAGAACTTCACACACACACCAACGACAATGGTGTCATGCGTATGCGTAAAATTCCACAAATCGAAATCCCTGCAAATGGCACCACCGAATTAAAACCGGGTGGCTTGCACATTATGTTGATTGGGCCACACAACCCTATCAAGGTTGGACAAACTGTGACAGTTGAACTTGAATTCAAAGATGGCAGTCGCAAAACAGTAGATATGCCCGTAAAATCTTTCAAAAAAATGATGATGAATCATCAAGGCATGCAACACGGCCATGGTATGCACTGA
- a CDS encoding SCO family protein, producing the protein MNFKQTLLATVLTGIAVGGYYLLNSSTQPQSEATLISNEKPTGGNFTLNSVDGPVNLSDYKGKLTLVYFGYTYCPDICPTNLGNLSVAYRGLSQSQKDNLQILFVSVDPERDTPERLKQYADYFEAGIIGLTGNPQTISEISQRYGVVYARVDDPNNGTNYAVDHSAFTYVVDQNGVLQEQLPHATSPENFIEVIKRYQNKG; encoded by the coding sequence ATGAATTTCAAACAGACTCTTCTTGCAACCGTTTTAACTGGTATCGCTGTCGGAGGCTATTATCTGTTGAATTCCTCAACTCAACCTCAATCTGAAGCAACTTTAATTAGTAATGAAAAGCCAACCGGAGGTAACTTTACACTCAATAGTGTGGATGGGCCGGTGAATTTAAGTGACTACAAGGGAAAGTTGACTTTGGTGTATTTCGGTTACACTTATTGTCCAGACATTTGTCCGACCAATCTTGGTAACCTCTCAGTTGCTTACCGAGGTCTATCGCAATCACAAAAGGATAATTTACAGATTTTATTTGTATCTGTGGACCCTGAACGCGACACGCCTGAACGATTGAAACAATACGCTGATTATTTTGAAGCAGGAATTATTGGACTAACAGGAAATCCGCAAACCATTTCAGAGATTTCACAACGCTATGGAGTAGTCTATGCCAGAGTAGATGATCCAAATAATGGCACCAATTATGCAGTGGATCATAGTGCTTTTACCTATGTAGTAGATCAAAACGGCGTACTGCAAGAGCAACTACCCCATGCCACATCGCCTGAAAACTTTATTGAGGTCATTAAGCGCTATCAAAATAAAGGTTAG
- a CDS encoding TonB-dependent receptor domain-containing protein: MFTRKRLSLAILSALVTAPTMAQAVELPTVDVEAPAPASQVSTTETSELVANGNSETGSALRNISGVEGSRLGGHGVDLFIRGQGQSQLNILLDGAKIEGGCPNRMDPPTAYAELNSYDEIIVTKGVATVTKGSGGTGGTVEFVRETPTYDPNKMVSGSVSAASSTNSVKHDITAEVEAVGEKGYLVVQGNTKSADNYEDGNGNEVRSSYESRQGHIDLGWTPNKHHEVKLSYENTVVDDALFQGAGMDAPESDGTTLRLQYKGNDLRGATGFIDYVEIDVYQSEVDHIMDNYTLRPAGDMKMVNQTNVTTDGAKLKLTSMIGHTQLDYGVQTEKLEKISTLKNAMGKSAWFMWPETQSTTNSVFAESTSFFKDNQKVILGLRYDMFDAQADGVNKATDMGNIASNVYQSVYGVTDTDNDSNDLNVLARYEKQLNANTEMFAGVSRTFRYPNATELYIVKGTDWVGNPNLNPEEHNQIDLGLSQSFNSLNWSANAFYDKVDNYILSYKQGGLRYGNIDAKIYGLELAASAQVSPSVIVGFDSTITKGSNEDTNTDLANMSPFSGKVFAQYQTTDLTAGARMNFAQKQDDVNTNIGEKPTAGWSTVDLYGSYQINKTIAILAGVDNVFDKAYQNSFNRIDSQNGNLYNLYEPGRIIWARVNANF, translated from the coding sequence ATGTTCACTCGTAAAAGACTTAGTCTTGCCATTCTTTCCGCTTTAGTCACAGCACCGACTATGGCACAAGCTGTTGAACTGCCGACTGTTGATGTTGAAGCACCTGCGCCAGCTTCTCAAGTTTCAACCACGGAAACGTCAGAACTCGTTGCCAACGGTAATTCAGAAACGGGGTCAGCTCTTCGCAATATTAGTGGTGTGGAAGGTTCACGACTGGGTGGACATGGTGTTGACTTGTTTATTCGTGGACAAGGCCAATCTCAGCTAAATATCCTCCTTGATGGTGCCAAAATAGAAGGTGGCTGCCCGAACCGGATGGACCCACCAACCGCCTATGCTGAATTAAACAGTTATGATGAGATTATTGTGACCAAAGGCGTTGCGACCGTCACAAAAGGCTCTGGCGGAACGGGCGGAACAGTTGAATTTGTTCGCGAAACCCCAACCTACGATCCAAACAAAATGGTTTCAGGTTCTGTTTCTGCAGCCTCCTCAACCAATAGTGTTAAGCACGACATCACCGCTGAAGTTGAAGCGGTTGGTGAAAAAGGTTATCTCGTGGTTCAAGGCAATACCAAGTCGGCAGACAATTATGAAGATGGCAATGGCAACGAAGTCCGCTCAAGCTATGAAAGTCGCCAAGGTCATATAGATTTAGGTTGGACACCAAACAAACACCATGAAGTGAAACTTTCTTATGAAAATACTGTGGTTGACGATGCCCTGTTTCAAGGCGCAGGAATGGACGCGCCTGAATCGGACGGTACGACTTTAAGACTTCAATACAAGGGTAATGACCTACGTGGTGCTACCGGTTTTATTGACTACGTTGAAATTGATGTTTATCAATCTGAAGTTGATCACATTATGGACAACTACACATTACGTCCGGCCGGTGACATGAAAATGGTTAACCAAACGAATGTAACAACAGATGGCGCTAAACTGAAGTTAACATCAATGATTGGTCACACTCAACTAGATTACGGTGTTCAAACTGAAAAACTGGAAAAAATTTCAACTTTGAAAAATGCGATGGGTAAAAGTGCTTGGTTTATGTGGCCAGAAACGCAATCAACAACCAATAGCGTATTTGCAGAATCCACATCTTTCTTTAAAGACAATCAAAAAGTGATTCTAGGTCTTCGTTATGACATGTTTGATGCACAAGCTGACGGCGTAAATAAAGCAACTGACATGGGCAACATTGCCTCTAACGTCTATCAAAGTGTTTATGGTGTTACCGATACCGATAATGATTCAAATGACTTGAATGTTTTAGCGCGATACGAAAAGCAACTGAATGCAAACACTGAAATGTTTGCGGGTGTGTCTCGCACCTTCCGCTACCCAAATGCAACCGAACTGTATATTGTTAAGGGAACTGACTGGGTTGGAAATCCAAATCTAAACCCAGAAGAACACAACCAGATTGATTTAGGTCTCTCTCAAAGCTTTAACAGCCTTAATTGGTCTGCCAATGCGTTTTATGACAAAGTTGACAACTATATCTTGAGTTACAAACAAGGTGGGCTGCGCTATGGAAATATTGATGCGAAAATCTATGGTCTAGAGTTGGCCGCATCCGCTCAGGTTTCACCATCAGTCATCGTCGGTTTTGATAGCACCATCACCAAAGGAAGTAACGAAGATACCAATACTGACCTTGCTAATATGTCACCATTTTCAGGTAAAGTATTTGCGCAATATCAAACGACTGACTTAACCGCTGGCGCTCGAATGAACTTTGCTCAAAAACAAGATGATGTTAATACTAACATTGGTGAAAAACCAACTGCTGGTTGGAGCACAGTCGATCTGTATGGTAGCTACCAAATCAATAAAACCATTGCGATACTTGCAGGTGTTGATAACGTGTTTGATAAAGCTTACCAAAACAGCTTCAACCGTATAGATAGTCAAAACGGTAACCTTTATAACCTCTACGAACCAGGTCGTATTATCTGGGCACGTGTGAATGCAAATTTCTAA
- the ilvA gene encoding threonine ammonia-lyase, biosynthetic has product MPAEILKRVLRAPVYDVAVETPLERAPQLSTRFQNHIWLKREDLQPVFSFKLRGAYNRMAQLTDDEKQAGVIAASAGNHAQGVALAAQQMGIAATIVMPKTTPPIKYRAVERMGGKVVLHGDAFDEAKLHAEILRKEKNLTFIHPYDDLDVIAGQGTIALEMLRQHSKPLDVVFVCVGGGGLISGIAAVFKQVSPKTRIIGIEPEEAACLTKALEAGERVVLEQVGLFADGVAVAQVGEIPFRIAQTCVDEMLTVSTDEICAAIKDVFEDTRAISEPAGALAVAGMKKFVEKYQVSGLNMACIVSGANINFDRLRHISERTELGEKREAIFAVTIPERPGSFKQFCEILGGHRAITEFNYRFANPKNAVVFVGVRTESGTAERQAILTSLQQQGYDVVDMTDNEMAKLHLRHMVGGHANVSDCEPETFTEQLYRFEFPERPGALLKFLSHMSEEWNISLFHYRNHGAAYGRVLVGVQVPDNQQNDFEHYLQTLGYPYFNESDNLGYQLFLQSR; this is encoded by the coding sequence ATGCCTGCTGAAATCTTAAAACGCGTTTTACGAGCCCCTGTTTATGATGTTGCAGTTGAAACACCATTAGAACGTGCCCCCCAGCTTTCAACGAGATTTCAAAACCATATTTGGCTAAAACGTGAAGATTTGCAACCGGTGTTCTCGTTCAAATTACGCGGCGCTTATAATCGTATGGCGCAACTTACGGATGACGAAAAACAGGCAGGAGTAATCGCTGCATCGGCCGGTAATCATGCACAGGGGGTTGCGCTTGCTGCACAGCAGATGGGGATTGCTGCCACGATTGTTATGCCTAAGACGACACCACCTATCAAATATCGTGCTGTGGAGCGAATGGGGGGTAAAGTCGTTTTGCATGGCGATGCATTTGATGAAGCGAAATTGCATGCAGAAATCTTGCGTAAAGAAAAAAATCTTACGTTTATTCACCCCTATGACGATTTGGATGTGATTGCCGGACAGGGCACAATAGCTTTGGAGATGCTTCGTCAGCATTCTAAACCGCTAGATGTGGTTTTTGTTTGTGTCGGAGGCGGTGGATTAATCTCTGGAATTGCTGCGGTGTTTAAACAGGTCTCGCCTAAAACACGTATTATCGGCATTGAACCTGAAGAAGCGGCTTGCTTGACGAAGGCTTTAGAAGCTGGAGAACGCGTGGTTTTAGAGCAAGTAGGGTTGTTTGCAGATGGTGTTGCGGTTGCTCAAGTAGGTGAAATTCCTTTTCGAATTGCACAAACGTGTGTGGATGAAATGTTGACGGTGTCAACCGATGAAATCTGTGCCGCGATTAAAGATGTTTTTGAAGATACGCGAGCTATTTCTGAACCGGCCGGTGCTTTAGCCGTAGCTGGAATGAAGAAATTTGTCGAAAAATACCAAGTTTCTGGCTTAAATATGGCGTGTATTGTTAGTGGGGCGAATATTAATTTTGATCGACTTCGTCACATTTCAGAAAGAACAGAGCTTGGTGAAAAGCGGGAAGCGATTTTTGCCGTGACGATTCCTGAGCGGCCGGGAAGTTTCAAACAATTCTGTGAGATTTTAGGTGGGCATCGGGCGATTACAGAGTTCAATTATCGATTTGCGAATCCAAAAAATGCAGTTGTGTTTGTTGGTGTGCGAACTGAAAGTGGGACTGCGGAGCGTCAAGCAATTCTAACGAGCTTGCAACAGCAAGGTTATGATGTTGTAGATATGACTGATAATGAAATGGCAAAGTTGCATTTACGCCATATGGTCGGAGGTCATGCGAATGTTTCTGATTGTGAGCCAGAAACATTTACCGAGCAGTTGTATCGTTTTGAATTTCCTGAACGACCGGGTGCATTACTGAAGTTTTTGTCTCATATGAGTGAGGAATGGAATATTAGTTTATTCCATTACCGAAATCATGGTGCCGCCTATGGCAGAGTTTTGGTGGGGGTTCAGGTTCCCGATAATCAGCAAAATGATTTTGAGCATTATTTGCAAACTTTGGGTTATCCGTATTTCAATGAGAGTGATAATCTAGGGTATCAGTTGTTTTTGCAGTCACGTTAA